The Impatiens glandulifera chromosome 8, dImpGla2.1, whole genome shotgun sequence genome includes a window with the following:
- the LOC124911729 gene encoding eukaryotic translation initiation factor 4B3-like, whose protein sequence is MAATVSSVWSKPGAWALESEENEAELLRQSKEEELINKSDTDLTDFPSLSAAAATKTKKKKPQTISLGEFTNSKYSNPSQRAPTFQDLSSLPTGPRERTADELDRSKLGGGFRSYGGGYDRNRNADGDDSSNSRWGSSRVSDESRRQGGFGRDSNSEFQSSRADDVDDWGATKKTLVNNGLERRGDRGGGGGGFFGSESKADESDNWGSNKSFVPSEGGRRFEGHRERRVVGFESSGGSDSDNWGKKKEDEGRKFVAAVGAFDSLRERRGGFESGDSETWGKKREDGVGSVRPKLNLQPRSLPVNDNQQQNSSEVPAAAKPKASNPFGEARPREEVLKEKGQDWKEMDEKLESLKLKETTTDVKRSFFENGNEKINLSEAKTERSWRKPESDNAIPQGVEEKGNGNGGEDADGEVAVENVAAENI, encoded by the exons atGGCGGCGACGGTGAGTAGCGTTTGGTCCAAGCCAGGCGCCTGGGCACTTGAATCCGAAGAAAACGAAGCTGAACTTCTACGTCAATCCAAGGAAGAAGAACTCATCAACAAATCCGATACCGATCTAACCGATTTCCCTTCTCTATCTGCGGCCGCCGCAACCAAAACCAAGAAGAAGAAGCCTCAAACCATATCCTTAGGTGAGTTCACTAATTCCAAATATTCAAATCCCTCTCAAAGAGCCCCCACTTTCCAAGATCTCTCCTCTCTTCCTACCGGTCCACGAGAGCGGACTGCCGATGAACTTGATCGATCTAAACTCGGCGGCGGCTTCAGATCTTACGGTGGTGGTTATGACAGGAACCGTAACGCTGATGGAGATGATTCTTCCAATTCCAGATGGGGTTCCTCTAGGGTTTCGGATGAGTCGCGGCGCCAGGGTGGTTTTGGTAGGGATTCTAATAGCGAGTTTCAGTCATCTCGCGCTGATGATGTGGATGATTGGGGGGCGACGAAGAAGACTTTGGTTAATAATGGCCTTGAAAGAAGAGGGGAtagaggtggtggtggtgggggTTTCTTCGGTTCAGAGTCGAAAGCGGATGAATCTGACAATTGGGGGTCGAATAAGAGCTTTGTTCCCTCTGAGGGAGGACGGAGATTCGAAGGTCATAGAGAGAGGCGTGTTGTTGGTTTTGAGTCGAGTGGTGGTTCTGATTCGGATAATTGGGGGAAGAAGAAGGAAGATGAAGGACGCAAATTTGTTGCTGCTGTTGGGGCTTTTGATAGTCTTAGAGAAAGGAGAGGAGGTTTTGAATCTGGAGATTCAGAAACTTGGGGTAAAAAGAGGGAAGATGGAGTTGGAAGTGTGAGGCCGAAGTTGAATTTACAGCCAAGGTCACTTCCGGTGAATGATAACCAGCAGCAGAACAGTTCTGAAGTTCCAGCTGCGGCGAAACCCAAGGCATCGAATCCCTTTGGTGAGGCAAGGCCTAGAGAAGAAGTTTTGAAGGAAAAGGGGCAGGATTGGAAAGAGATGGATGAAAAGCTTGAGTCTTTGAAGTTGAAAGAGACTACTACTGATGTAAAGAGAAGCTTTTTTGAGAATGGGAATGAAAAGATTAACTTGTCTGAAGCAAAGACTGAAAGGAGCTGGAGGAAACCAGAATCTGATAATGCTATTCCTCAAGG GGTTGAGGAGAAGGGAAATGGCAATGGAGGGGAGGATGCTGATGGTGAAGTTGCTGTTGAGAATGTTGCTGCTGAGAATATTTGA
- the LOC124911728 gene encoding U6 small nuclear RNA (adenine-(43)-N(6))-methyltransferase: MAGKKRKRPERPTIHPRNKYSDNPPDFRQLASLYPSFEPFVFYSRDGRPRIDWTDFNATRELTRVLLLHDHALNWWIPDGQLCPTVPNRSNYIHWIEDLLSSDIIEKTHFRDNDDGLVRGFDIGTGANCIYPLLGASLLGWSFIGSDMTDVAIEWAEANVKNNPQISKLIEIRKVKLADGDDASHPQSSSLISEEGSSLGFAGESYRGPNILVGVVADDETFDFCMCNPPFFETMEESGLNPKTACGGTTEEMVCPGGEQAFIGRIIEDSVKLKQQFRWYTSMVGKKCNLKVLLAKLREIGVSVVKTTEFVQGRTSRWGLAWSFMPFARKIISSHVAEKSVLSFTLEGIQRQYGAINVLQMVESFFSSSVASCKSDLSTFTVNVTASVEQFNNLVLRNGQEMEKSDCELPTNEMSFRITVFQQNPGTLLVRGSLQHQPIPSTGGGLFSLVFLKLEEVLRRQFCKGKQQP; this comes from the exons atggcGGGTAAGAAGAGGAAGAGACCGGAGAGGCCGACTATTCATCCAAGGAACAAATACTCCGACAATCCGCCAGACTTCCGTCAATTAGCCTCTCTCTACCCTTCCTTTGAACCTTTCGTCTTCTATTCTCGCGACGGTCGCCCTAGAATTGACTGGACCGATTTCAATGCCACCAGAGAACTCACTAGGGTTTTGCTTCTCCACGATCACGCCCTCAACTG GTGGATTCCCGATGGGCAGCTCTGTCCTACTGTTCCAAACAGATCAAATTACATCCATTGGATCGAGGATTTATTGTCATCAGATATCATAGAGAAAACCCATTTCAGAGACAATGATGATGGACTCGTTAGAGGTTTTGATATTGGTACTGGAGCTAACTGTATTTATCCACTTCTTGGTGCGTCCCTTCTTGGATGGAGCTTCATAGGATCAG ATATGACAGATGTAGCAATAGAATGGGCAGAAGCAAATGTGAAGAACAATCCCCAAATTTCTAAGTTAATTGAGATAAGGAAGGTGAAGTTAGCCGATGGAGATGATGCCAGTCACCCGCAGTCTTCGTCATTAATCTCTGAAGAAGGTTCTTCGTTGGGTTTTGCGGGTGAAAGTTATCGTGGCCCCAACATACTTGTTGGCGTTGTCGCGGATGATGAAACGTTTGATTTTTGTATGTGTAACCCTCCGTTTTTCGAGACAATGGAGGAATCTGGACTGAATCCGAAAACTGCTTGTGGTGGGACGACTGAGGAGATGGTTTGTCCAGGTGGCGAACAGGCTTTTATTGGCCGCATCATTGAAGACAGTGTCAAATTGAAACAACAGTTTAG ATGGTATACTTCAATGGTTGGGAAGAAATGTAACCTTAAGGTTCTATTAGCAAAGCTTCGGGAAATTGGGGTTTCTGTAGTGAAAACAACTGAATTTGTACAAGGGAGAACTTCTCGATGGGGACTTGCTTGGTCATTTATGCCCTTTGCCCGGAAAATTATTTCATCTCATGTTGCTGAAAAGAGTGTCCTCTCTTTCACCCTTGAG GGGATTCAAAGACAATATGGGGCGATAAATGTGTTGCAAATGGTTGAATCTTTTTTCAGTAGTAGCGTCGCATCTTGCAAATCTGATCTATCCACATTTACTGTCAAT GTTACTGCTTCTGTTGAGCAGTTCAATAATCTTGTATTGAGAAATGGACAAGAAATGGAAAAATCTGATTGTGAGCTTCCTACTAACGAAATGTCCTTCCGTATCACG GTGTTCCAGCAAAATCCAGGTACATTATTGGTTAGAGGTTCTTTGCAGCATCAACCAATCCCTTCCACAg GGGGAGGGCTATTCTCATTAGTATTCCTGAAATTAGAGGAGGTGTTGAGAAGACAATTTTGTAAGGGAAAGCAGCAGCCATAA